From the Ralstonia wenshanensis genome, the window GCGTCGCTGATAGGCGAAGTCGAAGACTTCCTGATCGCGCCGGGCCAGACCCTGGAGGGTCAATTTGAGCCGGCCGAGGCGATCGCCTTCATGCGGATCCGCGCCGGCCAGATAGATGATCAACTGCGGCTTGAAGCGCCCGGCCAGGATGTCGAGTGCGCCAGTCAGCGCCTGCAGATAGTCCTCGTCGCCACAGCCATCGTGCAGGCCGATGTCCAGATCCGACGCCTCCTTACGGAACGGGTAGTTCTTCTCGCCGTGCAGCGACAAGGTGAAAACGGTGGCGTCATCGCGCAGGATCGACGCCGTGCCGTTGCCCTGATGCACGTCCAGATCGATGATGGCGACCGGGAAATCCGCCGGCGACCTGCCTGATTGGCGCTGCATCCAGCGCGAGGCGATGGCTGCGTCATTAAATACACAGAAGCCACCGCCCTTGTCCGCATAGGCATGGTGCGTCCCGCCCGCCAGGTTGACGGCAATCCCATCCGCCAACGCGGCTGCGCTTGCGGCCATCGTCGCACCGGCCGAACGGCGGCTGCGCTCCACCATTTCCGGCGACCAAGGAAACCCGATCTCGCGCTGGCGCGCCAGGTCAAGCCGACCGGCGCTTACGGCCTCAACATATTCGGTCGTGTGCGC encodes:
- a CDS encoding histone deacetylase family protein, with the protein product MRPSAIFVALRFLIHMRAFYTDHFVLPLPPGHRFPMRKYSDLRARVLADVPGLSMHEAPRAEDDALLLAHTTEYVEAVSAGRLDLARQREIGFPWSPEMVERSRRSAGATMAASAAALADGIAVNLAGGTHHAYADKGGGFCVFNDAAIASRWMQRQSGRSPADFPVAIIDLDVHQGNGTASILRDDATVFTLSLHGEKNYPFRKEASDLDIGLHDGCGDEDYLQALTGALDILAGRFKPQLIIYLAGADPHEGDRLGRLKLTLQGLARRDQEVFDFAYQRRIPIAVTMAGGYGNNIDDTVAVHAQTIALAARHAQRWAARDEAAAASNFLPLSA